A window of Stenotrophomonas indicatrix genomic DNA:
CAAGCTGAACAAGTCCATCGTCGCGGAATTCGAATCCGCCCAGATCACCCGCGAACTGCCGCAGTTCAGCCAGGGCGACACCATTGTCGTCAACGTGAAGGTGAAGGAAGGTACCCGCGAGCGCGTGCAGGCCTATGAAGGCGTTGTCATCGCGACCAAGAACGGCGGCCTGAACTCCTCGTTCACCGTGCGCAAGATCTCGCACGGCTACGGCGTCGAGCGCGTGTTCCAGACCCACAGCGCCATCATCGACTCGGTCGAAGTGAAGCGCCGTGGTAAGGTCCGCGCCGGCAAGCTGTACTACCTGCGTGGCCTGGAAGGCAAGGCTGCCCGCATCAAGGAAGATCTGGCTGCTGCTGCTGCCGCCAAGGCAGCCCGTCTGGCAACCAAGGGCTGATAAACAACTTCGGTTGTTGCCGCGACGGCCGCCTTCGGGCGGCCGTTTGCGTTTGTGGTGCCGCCTCGTTAGTTTCAGTGGATGGATGAGACCGACCATCGATACCCGGCGGACATCCAGGTGGCGCTGCGCTTCCTGGACCGTTCCGGGGTGCCACGGAGGGAAGCGGCCCCCTTGCTGCACCGCATGCTGTGGCGGCTGGGTGTCGCGCTTCCGCCGCCGATACTGGCCGGTTTCCTGACCAATACGCTCCTGCAGGGCCTGCTGTTTGGCGTGTTCTGGACGGTACTGATGTGGCTGCTGTTGTGGCAGGGCAGGGCCCCGGCGCTGGAACTACTGTTGCTTGCCGGGGTGGCGGCAGGCGTGATGTTCGGCCTGGTGATGGCCACCCTGATGTGGTTCCTGCGCGGGGCCCGCAAGCTGCCCACCTGGCGGCAGTTCCGCAGCAGCCTCTGAGACCATGGCGCAGTGCGCCGTGACCGCTGCCGGGCGGCGGCGTACGCTCGGGCCTTCACCCCTCATGGCCCCTGCGATGCCCGCCAAGCGACCTGCCAGCAGTGCCGCGCCGAAGCTGCTGTCCGGCGGTAACCCGCAGATCGCCAAGGGTGAGGGCGACGCGCCCGTGCAGGCTTATATCGCTGCCATGCCGGACTGGAAACGGGCCGTTGGTGAGCGTCTGGACGCCCTGATCGAACAGGCCGTGCCCGGCGTGCACAAGGCAGTGAAATGGAACTCGCCGATGTACGGCGTTGCTGCCGGCGAGGGCTGGTTCCTCAGCTTCCATTGCTTCGCCCGCTACATCAAGGTCGCGTTCTTCCGCGGCGCGCTGTTGCAGCCTGTTCCGCCTGAACCGTCCAAGAGCGCCGACACGCGCTACCTGCACATCCTTGAGGGCGAGCCGCTGGACGAGGCGCGGTTCCTCGACTGGGTGCGGCAGGCCAGCCAGCTGCCTGGCGAACGCATGTAATCCCCCAGGTTCTTTCCCCGAACGAGACCACGCGATGGCCACGCAGAAGTCCGATCCCGCAGATGCCGCTCTCCCCGCTGCCGCCCTGATTGACGCCCGCATCGCCGAGCTCCCTGATTGGCGCGGCGACATCCTCGCCCGCGTGCGCGCGCTGATCCACGAGGCGCTGCCGGACGTGGAGGAAACCTGGAAATGGCGCGGCACACCGGTGTGGGAACACAATGGCATCCTGTGCACCGGCGAAACCTACAAGCAGGCAGTGAAGCTGACCTTCGCCCACGGCGCCGCGTTGCCGGACCCGAAGCGATTGTTCAATGCCAGCCTGGAAGGCGGCACACGCCGCGCGATCGACATCCACGAAGGCGGAATGCCCAACGCCGCGGCGCTGAAAGCACTGCTGCGCGCCGCCGCCAGGCACAACGCGGAAAAGAAAAAGCGGTAGTGCCGGCCGCTGGCCGGCAACTGCGCGATGTTTGCGACGTCCATGGAGTTGCCGGCCAGCGGCCGGCACTACCGGTGCATGTTCAACGCGGTGGAATGGTTTCCAGCGCCGCATCCGGGTCGGCCACCGGCGAAGGCGGACAGGCGGGAATCTCCGAGGGCGTGGCGAGTTCTTCGGCATGCACCGGTGTACTGATCATCTTCGCCTTGCGCCAGCCACCCCAGCGGTAATACGCCAGCGACAGCAGCATCGACACCAGCGAACCGGCCGGGAAACTCCACCAGATCGCATCGGCACCCCAGTACGGCTGCAGGAATTCGGCGAACGGCACGCGCACGCCCCACAGCGACGCGGCCAGGATCAGCAGCGGCGGCAGCACCGCGCCGGTGGAGCGCACCACGCCGGAGATCACGAAGCTGACGCCGAAGAACAGGAACGAACCGATCACGATGTGGTTCAGGTGCCGCGCGATCTGCAGCGACTCGCTGCCCTGCGGCAGGAACAAGGCCAGCGAATACTGGTCCAGCAGCACAAGCGGCAGGATCAACGCGCCGGTCAGCAGGAAGTTGAACGCGATGCCCTGGCGTGCGGTACCGCGCACGCGATCCCAGCGCTGCGCACCGACATTCTGCGCGGCCATCGACGAACACGCCGCACCGATCGCCATCGCCGGCATCTGCACGTAGTTCCACAGCTGCAGCGATGCACCGTAGGCTGCGCCGGTGTCAGTGCCGTACTGGTTGACCATGGTCATCAGCATGATCACCGACAGCGAGATCAGCACCATCTGCAGGCCCATCGGCACGCCCTTGACCACCAGCGCGCGCAGGATGGTCATGTCCAGCTTGAACAGGTGCATGTCGGCGCGGCCCAGCCACAGCGTGTGCCGCTTGTGCCGCATGTACAGCAGCAGGCCGGCCAGCGACAGCGTCTGCGACACCAGCGTGGCCCACGCCGAGCCGGCGATGCCCAGTTCCGGGAACGGCCCCATGCCGAAGATCAGCACCGGGTTCAGGGCGATGTCCAGCACCACCGAGACCAGCAGGAAGCGGAAGGGCGTGCGCGAATCGCCGGCACCGCGCAGCGCCGCACTGAGGAAGGCGAAGGCGTACAGCGTTGGCATCGCCAGGAAGATGATGCGCAGATAGGCCTCGGCCAACGGCAGCGAGGCGGCGGGCGTGCCCATCGCCGCCAGCAGCGGGTGGGCCAGGAACCAGCCGGCGATGGCGATGATCACCGACAGGCCGATGAAGAACGTGGCGCTGGTGCCGACCACGCGTCGTGCCTGGGCGATGTCGCGCGCACCGATGGCCTGGCCGATCAGGATGGTCGAGGCCATGCCGAAGCCGAACACCGAACCGATCAGGAAGAACATGATGTTGTTGGCGTTCGCGGTCGCGGTCAGTGCCGCTTCGCCAAGGAAGCGCCCCACCCATACCGCATTCACCGAGCCGTTCAGCGACTGCGCGATGTTGCCTGCCAGGATCGGCAGCGCGAACAGCAGCAGGTTGCGGCCGATCGGGCCGGAGGTCAGGTCAAGCGGCGCTTTGGCCATGGAGTGGTGATCGATTCCCGGGAGGCGCACACTAGCATCAAGCCGGTTTGCAGGATGTGGCAATGCATCAACCACAACAGGCGATGCGGATGATCGTGGCGGCCTTGATCGCAGCGACACTGGCCGCATGTTCGTCGGGTGACCGGCTGGGCGATACCCAGGTGCGGCCGACCGACCGCCCCGAGTGCCTGGTCGGCAGCCAGCGCCAGGACCTGGCGGCCGGCACGCCGGCATTGATCGGGGGCAGCGGCTGCCGCACCGACCCCGACAATCCGCGCCCCCTGAACAAGCGAACGGAGTAGTCCCCACCGATGTCCGAGCTTTCCCCGTTGGCGCCCAGCGTCCGTCTGGACATCTGGTTGTGGGCGGCCCGCTTCTTCAAGACCCGCAGCCTGGCCAAACAGGCGATCGAGACCGGCAAGGTATCCGTGGCCGGGCAGCGTCCGAAATCCTCGCGCGCAGTACGCGTGGGAGAGCAGCTGCTGGTCGATCGCGGTGAGGAACACTTCGAGATCCAGGTGCTGGGCCTGAGCGACCAGCGCGGTCCGGCGCCGGTGGCGCAGCAGTTGTATGCCGAGAGCGAAGCCTCCAAGGCCCGCCGCGCCGAACAGCGTGCGCTGCGCATTGCCGCGCGTGATGGCTACCAGGCACCGGAGCACAAGCCGGACAAGCGCGCACGCCGGTTGATCCGCGCATTGGGTGATATCGACGCGCTATGACGGCGCCGCCCGGGCGCTGGTAGTTGCCCACCTCGGTGGGCGTTGCGCCATGTGCCGACCAAGGTCGGCATCTACCGGGTAAAGACCCCGCAGCAGAGTCTGGTAGTCGCCCACCTTGGTGGGCGCAGTGCCATGTGCCAACCAAGGTTGGCAACTACCATATCCGGTCAACTGTGCAGGTCGTAGCGATCCAGCTCCATCACCCGGGTCCAGGCGGCGATGAAATCCTGCACGAACTTCTTCTCGCCATCGGCGCTGGCGTAGACCTCGGCCAGGGCGCGCAGCACGGCGTTGGAGCCGAACACCAGGTCGGCACGGGTGCCGGTCCAGCGCGCAGCGCCATCGCTGCGGCCGCGGCCTTCATAGCTTTCGCGACCGGTCGCCTTCCAGGTGGTGCCCATGTCCAGCAGGTTGACGAAGAAGTCGTTGCTCAGCGTGCCGGGACGGCTGGTGAACACGCCGTGCCTGCCGCCGTCAGCATTGGCGCCGAGCACGCGCAGGCCACCGACCAGGGCGGTCATTTCCGGTGCGGTGAGGGTCAGCAGCTGAGCCTTGTCGATCAGCAGCGCCTCACCCGGCACGCTGTAAGCGCCCTTGAGGTAGTTGCGGAAACCATCGGCAGCCGGTTCCAGCACCGCGAACGATTCGACGTCGGTCTGTTCCTGGCTGGCATCGGTGCGGCCCGGAGTGAACGGCACGCTCAGGTCATGGCCGCCGGCCTTCGCTGCCTGCTCGATGCCGACGCCACCGGCCAGCACGATCAGGTCGGCCAGCGACACCTGCTTGCTGCCCGCGCCGTTGAACTCGGCCTGGACCTTTTCCAGCGCGGCCAGCACCTTGGCCAGCTGCTGCGGCTGGTTCACCGCCCAGTCCTTCTGCGGTGCCAGGCGCACGCGTGCACCATTGGCGCCACCGCGCTTGTCCGAACCGCGGAAGGTCGAGGCCGAGGCCCACGCCGTGGACACCAGCTCGGCCACGCTCAGGCCGGTCGCTGCGATCTTCTGCTTCAGCGCGGCGATGTCCTTGGCGTCGATCAACGGGTGCTTGGCTTCCGGCACCGGGTCCTGCCAGATGAATTCCTCGGCCGGAATCTCCGGGCCGAGATAGCGCGCACGTGGGCCCATGTCGCGATGGGTCAGCTTGAACCAGGCGCGGGCGAAGGCATCGGCGAAGGCCTGCGGATCAGCAAGGAATTTCCGCGAGATCTTTTCGTAGGCCGGGTCCATGCGCAGCGACAGGTCGGTGGTCAGCATGGTCGGGCGGTGCTTCTTCGACGGATCGTGCGCATCGGGAATCACTGCGTCCGCATTCTTGGCGACCCACTGGTGCGCGCCGGCCGGGCTCTTGCTCAGCTCCCATTCGTGGCCGAACAGGATCTCGAAGAAGTCGTGGCTCCACTGCGCGGGGGTGCGGGTCCAGGTGACTTCCAGGCCGCTGGTGATGGTGTCGCCGCCCTTGCCACTGCCGAAGCTGTTGGCCCAGCCCAGGCCTTGGCTTTCCAGGCCCGCTGCTTCCGGTTCCTTGCCGACGTTGTCGGCCGGGCCGGCACCATGGGTCTTGCCGAAACTGTGGCCACCGGCGATCAGGGCGACGGTTTCCTCATCGTCCATCGCCATGCGGCCGAAGGTGTCGCGGATGTCATGCGCGGCCAGCACCGGATCGGGATTGCCATCCGGGCCTTCCGGGTTCACATAGATCAGGCCCATCTGTACCGCGGCCAGCGGGTTTTCCAGTTTGCGCGAGTGCACATCGCCATCAGCGTCGTCATCGGACACCAGCACGCCGTGGTCCTCCTGCACGCCCTCCGAGCCGTGCTTGTAACGCACGTCGCCACCGAGCCAGGTGGTCTCGCGGCCCCAGTATACGTCCTGGTCCGGCTCCCAGGTATCGGGACGGCCGCCGGCAAAG
This region includes:
- the rplS gene encoding 50S ribosomal protein L19; its protein translation is MSKLNKSIVAEFESAQITRELPQFSQGDTIVVNVKVKEGTRERVQAYEGVVIATKNGGLNSSFTVRKISHGYGVERVFQTHSAIIDSVEVKRRGKVRAGKLYYLRGLEGKAARIKEDLAAAAAAKAARLATKG
- a CDS encoding DUF6404 family protein — its product is MDETDHRYPADIQVALRFLDRSGVPRREAAPLLHRMLWRLGVALPPPILAGFLTNTLLQGLLFGVFWTVLMWLLLWQGRAPALELLLLAGVAAGVMFGLVMATLMWFLRGARKLPTWRQFRSSL
- a CDS encoding DUF1801 domain-containing protein, with the translated sequence MPAKRPASSAAPKLLSGGNPQIAKGEGDAPVQAYIAAMPDWKRAVGERLDALIEQAVPGVHKAVKWNSPMYGVAAGEGWFLSFHCFARYIKVAFFRGALLQPVPPEPSKSADTRYLHILEGEPLDEARFLDWVRQASQLPGERM
- a CDS encoding DUF1801 domain-containing protein; amino-acid sequence: MATQKSDPADAALPAAALIDARIAELPDWRGDILARVRALIHEALPDVEETWKWRGTPVWEHNGILCTGETYKQAVKLTFAHGAALPDPKRLFNASLEGGTRRAIDIHEGGMPNAAALKALLRAAARHNAEKKKR
- a CDS encoding MATE family efflux transporter, with translation MAKAPLDLTSGPIGRNLLLFALPILAGNIAQSLNGSVNAVWVGRFLGEAALTATANANNIMFFLIGSVFGFGMASTILIGQAIGARDIAQARRVVGTSATFFIGLSVIIAIAGWFLAHPLLAAMGTPAASLPLAEAYLRIIFLAMPTLYAFAFLSAALRGAGDSRTPFRFLLVSVVLDIALNPVLIFGMGPFPELGIAGSAWATLVSQTLSLAGLLLYMRHKRHTLWLGRADMHLFKLDMTILRALVVKGVPMGLQMVLISLSVIMLMTMVNQYGTDTGAAYGASLQLWNYVQMPAMAIGAACSSMAAQNVGAQRWDRVRGTARQGIAFNFLLTGALILPLVLLDQYSLALFLPQGSESLQIARHLNHIVIGSFLFFGVSFVISGVVRSTGAVLPPLLILAASLWGVRVPFAEFLQPYWGADAIWWSFPAGSLVSMLLSLAYYRWGGWRKAKMISTPVHAEELATPSEIPACPPSPVADPDAALETIPPR
- a CDS encoding RNA-binding S4 domain-containing protein, translated to MSELSPLAPSVRLDIWLWAARFFKTRSLAKQAIETGKVSVAGQRPKSSRAVRVGEQLLVDRGEEHFEIQVLGLSDQRGPAPVAQQLYAESEASKARRAEQRALRIAARDGYQAPEHKPDKRARRLIRALGDIDAL
- the katG gene encoding catalase/peroxidase HPI, which codes for MKSEAKCPFNHAVVGDATTNRDWWPNQLRVDLLNQHSTRSNPLDAGFDYAKAFNGLDYSALKADLKALMTDSQDWWPADFGHYGGLFIRMAWHSAGTYRIDDGRGGGGRGQQRFAPLNSWPDNVSLDKARRLLWPIKQKYGQAISWADLLILTGNVALESMGFKTLGFAGGRPDTWEPDQDVYWGRETTWLGGDVRYKHGSEGVQEDHGVLVSDDDADGDVHSRKLENPLAAVQMGLIYVNPEGPDGNPDPVLAAHDIRDTFGRMAMDDEETVALIAGGHSFGKTHGAGPADNVGKEPEAAGLESQGLGWANSFGSGKGGDTITSGLEVTWTRTPAQWSHDFFEILFGHEWELSKSPAGAHQWVAKNADAVIPDAHDPSKKHRPTMLTTDLSLRMDPAYEKISRKFLADPQAFADAFARAWFKLTHRDMGPRARYLGPEIPAEEFIWQDPVPEAKHPLIDAKDIAALKQKIAATGLSVAELVSTAWASASTFRGSDKRGGANGARVRLAPQKDWAVNQPQQLAKVLAALEKVQAEFNGAGSKQVSLADLIVLAGGVGIEQAAKAGGHDLSVPFTPGRTDASQEQTDVESFAVLEPAADGFRNYLKGAYSVPGEALLIDKAQLLTLTAPEMTALVGGLRVLGANADGGRHGVFTSRPGTLSNDFFVNLLDMGTTWKATGRESYEGRGRSDGAARWTGTRADLVFGSNAVLRALAEVYASADGEKKFVQDFIAAWTRVMELDRYDLHS